The Alphaproteobacteria bacterium genome includes a window with the following:
- a CDS encoding PTS sugar transporter subunit IIA, whose translation MIGMVLVTHGNLAKEFISALEHVVGPQKRVGAVCIGPDDDMEKRREDILRSVAEVDDGSGVVLLTDMFGGTPSNLAISIMDNAKVEVIAGVNLPMLIKLASIRQSEGLAKAVSAAQEAGRKYINVASALLAEEKDKR comes from the coding sequence ATGATCGGCATGGTTCTCGTTACCCACGGCAATCTCGCGAAGGAGTTCATCTCCGCACTCGAGCATGTGGTCGGGCCGCAAAAGCGCGTCGGCGCGGTGTGCATCGGGCCGGACGACGACATGGAAAAGCGGCGCGAAGACATTCTGCGTTCGGTCGCGGAGGTGGACGATGGAAGTGGGGTTGTTCTGTTGACCGACATGTTCGGGGGCACGCCGTCGAACCTTGCCATTTCCATTATGGACAACGCGAAGGTCGAGGTCATTGCTGGCGTCAATCTGCCGATGCTGATCAAGCTTGCCAGCATTCGGCAATCCGAAGGACTTGCAAAAGCGGTCTCGGCGGCACAGGAAGCGGGGCGCAAATACATCAACGTGGCGTCAGCGCTCCTGGCGGAGGAAAAGGACAAGCGATGA
- a CDS encoding HPr family phosphocarrier protein → MNESVPNAGMHAPALSRTLLICNQRGLHARAAARFVKCAEKFNAEITVTKKDTVVSGLSIMGLMMLGAGPGTAIEVAATGPEAFEALEALEALVGARFGEDE, encoded by the coding sequence ATGAACGAGAGCGTCCCAAATGCCGGCATGCATGCGCCGGCGTTGAGCCGCACCCTCCTTATTTGCAACCAACGTGGCCTGCATGCGCGAGCTGCGGCGCGCTTCGTGAAGTGTGCCGAAAAATTTAATGCGGAGATCACCGTCACGAAGAAAGACACCGTGGTCTCCGGGCTTTCGATCATGGGGTTGATGATGCTGGGCGCTGGGCCGGGAACGGCGATCGAGGTGGCCGCGACGGGGCCGGAAGCGTTCGAAGCACTCGAAGCGCTTGAAGCGCTGGTCGGCGCAAGATTCGGCGAAGACGAGTGA